TCGCCCCCGTTTTACTACTTTATTATGTGAGATCTTTTCAACTCTGTTGCTAACAGATGTTCTTGGTTTTTCTGGTTTTTGAGATGTATTAGGTGTCGCTGTAGAAGATGAAGCTCTGGTTGATGCTGCTCGACTTCGCACATTTTCTTGGGCGGTTGGCCTAATTTCTGTTTTCACTTTAGTTTGAGTCTGTGGAATTATTGTTTGCACTTTAGTGGACGACCATGATGGTTTCGATAGTACCGAAGAGTCTGTTGAAACACTGTCTTCCGGAGAATGCATTTCATCCTAAAACACATACATGATTATTCTTTATAAGCTAGTATCTACCATTAATCGTGTGAAGTAAACAGTGATATTTGTGAACTCACATCACAAAGGTATGACAACAAATCGAACGTGTCCGATCCGTTATTTGCAACTGAGTACAGTAAATCCCACGAATCTCGCTGATTTTCAGTAGACTCAACGGAAGTCTTATAAGCATCATCCATATTTGCGTCTTCTCCTTGATACTTGAATTGGAGTGGCATACTGACGTTCGAATTGTTCTGTCTACTCCAGGATGTTGTATTTGTAGCGGGTGTTGTTCCTTTTGTTAGCTTTACCCACGAGTTGGATGTATTCGATTGTAAAGTAGTATGATGTTCCTTTTGACACTTGTTAGTTACATCGGACATAGATTGTAAGCTGTTGGGGCAATTATTGTTCAAATGTTCGTTTAACTTAACAGAGTTCATTCTTGTGCTCCACTTTTCTTCAGCCTCTACATTCGGCAAATCTATCAATCCCCCCTTTTCTGACGACAAAATGCTAGAGCCCTCGTATTTCGTACCTTA
The sequence above is a segment of the Calliopsis andreniformis isolate RMS-2024a chromosome 3, iyCalAndr_principal, whole genome shotgun sequence genome. Coding sequences within it:
- the LOC143188779 gene encoding uncharacterized protein LOC143188779 gives rise to the protein MDTVPLLSPTMESELLKEQWVFPQPKTNIIKEEEKAASSTWEENFQDLSGWCIDTFQGQCGFHIGESPTAKLSGTKYEGSSILSSEKGGLIDLPNVEAEEKWSTRMNSVKLNEHLNNNCPNSLQSMSDVTNKCQKEHHTTLQSNTSNSWVKLTKGTTPATNTTSWSRQNNSNVSMPLQFKYQGEDANMDDAYKTSVESTENQRDSWDLLYSVANNGSDTFDLLSYLCDDEMHSPEDSVSTDSSVLSKPSWSSTKVQTIIPQTQTKVKTEIRPTAQENVRSRAASTRASSSTATPNTSQKPEKPRTSVSNRVEKISHNKVVKRGRQSRRRHTDTDSEDRTNALHYRESREKNNEASRKSRMNKKAKENEMTMKAIELEKDNRILKMKVEELEKLVTSMRSALLKSALKKES